A genomic window from Salvelinus namaycush isolate Seneca chromosome 21, SaNama_1.0, whole genome shotgun sequence includes:
- the LOC120066117 gene encoding calcitonin gene-related peptide-like isoform X2 — protein sequence MVMLKISAFLVAYALVICQMYSSQAAPSRPGIESMTDRVTLTDYEARRLLNAIVKEFVQMTAEELEQQENESNEGNSSVTAQKRACNTATCVTHRLADFLSRSGGMGNSNFVPTNVGSKAFGRRRRNTQM from the exons ATGGTTATGTTGAAGATTTCTGCTTTCCTTGTTGCTTATGCCCTGGTCATTTGCCAGATGTACAGCTCACAAGCAGCCCCCTccag ACCGGGCATAGAGTCCATGACAGACCGAGTCACCCTTACGGACTACGAGGCAAGAAGGTTACTCAACGCCATAGTCAAGGAGTTTGTGCAGATGACAGCCGAAGAGCTGGAGCAGCAAGAGAATGAAAGCAACGAAGGCAATAG CAGCGTTACAGCACAGAAGCGAGCCTGCAATACGGCCACCTGCGTGACTCACCGCCTGGCAGACTTCCTGAGCCGGTCGGGGGGCATGGGCAACAGTAACTTTGTCCCCACCAATGTGGGCTCCAAGGCTTTCGGCCGGCGGAGGAGAAACACCCAGATGTGA
- the LOC120066117 gene encoding calcitonin-1-like isoform X1, with protein sequence MVMLKISAFLVAYALVICQMYSSQAAPSRPGIESMTDRVTLTDYEARRLLNAIVKEFVQMTAEELEQQENESNEGNSMERPITKRCSNLSTCVLGKLSQDLHKLQTFPRTDVGAGTPGKKRSAPESERYASYGKTFDSI encoded by the exons ATGGTTATGTTGAAGATTTCTGCTTTCCTTGTTGCTTATGCCCTGGTCATTTGCCAGATGTACAGCTCACAAGCAGCCCCCTccag ACCGGGCATAGAGTCCATGACAGACCGAGTCACCCTTACGGACTACGAGGCAAGAAGGTTACTCAACGCCATAGTCAAGGAGTTTGTGCAGATGACAGCCGAAGAGCTGGAGCAGCAAGAGAATGAAAGCAACGAAGGCAATAG CATGGAAAGACCCATTACCAAGCGCTGCTCTAACCTCAGCACCTGCGTGCTGGGCAAACTGTCCCAGGACCTGCACAAATTACAAACGTTTCCCCGCACGGACGTGGGCGCGGGCACGCCTGGCAAGAAACGCAGCGCGCCCGAGAGCGAACGCTATGCAAGCTACGGGAAGACATTTGACAGCATCTAA